GGTGTGTCACCGCAGGGTGGTAGGTGTCCCGACGAGTCAGGTATACTTTCTAGGTAAACCTGATAAGACAAGTCGAGATGAACACATCTTACTACGTCTGAGCTTCTGACCGGTTTTGTATGTGTGTTTTTAATCACAGGTAGTTAATTCGTGGTAGCCATTTTGGGGCAcaagtcaaataaaaatttctcaacaacttattaaatattgttttaactTGCACTGACATTCACTGAAGTTACTGAAtgctttatttatttaaattttattgagttGTGTTATTCAATTCACCATGTAACGATAAATGGATTTGCTGGAGTCATGTAATACAAATCACcgagattttcggcaaccagCAATTGCTGAATTGGCCAAACcctaaaaatttcggcaaccggcaatcaggtttgaaagttttttaggttgaaattatattcatgaacgttttggaaaaaaacgtaTTGTTGTATTTTTCGTTTACATTAAAACGATAGCATTTTTCAGGCTTTCTGCATGCTTTTTTCTGAgctacaaaatgttttctctgATATCGACAGttaccaaaatgttttcaaattttaatcatGCAGATTTTAGGTTTTAgtcaagaaaaagtttttaaaaatttgcaattgtATTGCACGTAAAATACAAATATATACAGTGCctccaacttctataggacccccctgAATTTTGATGGTTTGAGACTTCCTGAACATTTCCATGAAAAACTGCCAATACCATTCGATtttaaatgccaaaaaacCTATACCGGTATAATTTTATGATGATAGCTCAAAAACTGCGCGCGCGCGGGCTGAAAGTCGAAAAAAcggccgtccaacttctataagACCCCCaagttttaataataataataataatttattttacataCAAATGAAGTGATATTGGGTAAACAGGATCGTGATggatttaagaaaaaattacatgaCACGGGTGGAGCAATAAAAAGGGTTGCTATTTACAACAGAATGAGGGGAGATTAAGAGGTCAGTCAAATCATCAGTCATAATCATCAGTCATAATCATAATCATAGTTCTTGCtctcgtttttttgaaattttatcgaaaaaagcattgaaattttgaaaacttatcaaaatatttttttgagatgatttcataaaaattaccaaaacatCTCAATCGcttataaaaaactaaaatatttcacGTGAAAGTGTTGGGAAGCAACCTGGACCGTCCTGTACCACTTTTCAGTGCTTCTGAGCCCAGTACTTGGCTCCCAGTGATTCTTATCTCACGAAACGTTTGGAACATGTTAGTGTATATCCAAAGATTGTTCCTGTGAAATTTGGTCTAATTTGGAACACGTTCAGatgttttattgcaaaaataattcaatggCACCGGTAGATGAGacatttttaaccaaaaagtTTGGCTTACAAACtatgataaattaaaaaaaacaaaaaataatacgaCAATATCTTACTATTAggataaattttccaaagtgAGAACCCTATTTTCTGTCATCGACTTTTATATACATATGCTCCTAGAACTGTTATCAGTTATGGTATCCATTCTGGGTGATAAACTTTGATGACGATTGTACAGCCGACTGAAATGTATCACCTTGTAGAAGTGTTGATAAGCAACTActtctcttcaattttctgcGTTTCCATAACtctctatttgaaaaatcaaaaaatgtggtGCGAATACTCAAGTGACGTATTAGTTTTAGTCGAAACAAATTTAACATGATTGTTTCATTAAAACATCAATAACTtatctgaaactttgaaatagtTCCCTACAACACAGTCAAACTAGTCTTGCATGAAGACCTTGGTGGAAAATACGGCATATGTATGTAAACAACACGTTAAAGATCTTTATTTAAGACCATATTAGGTaagttttcagataaaaagtCGGTAattgtttacaaaaaaaaacaaaaagatatTCTTCATTATACATTAAAATCCGAACAAATATCAGCCATTTCCTGTAAATCGAGATGAAAGTTTCTCAGATCATCCTTGTACAGCTCCACTCTCTCGGCATCGTTATTGCTACAAGCTATTTGGTAATGAACGCACAAAGATCGGAGATTCGAGTAGTTAACAAGTTCTCCCATTTTGAGAACTTGGTCCtgtaatttaaataaatgtttactGAATCAATAAATTGTACATACcgataacttttcaaatatatcCGCATCAATGTAGCTAGATCTTATcataaaactttcaaagtaCTCAGTTTCTTCctcaaattgttgaatttggCGTTCTATGCTATCGGAGAACAACTCATCCGAAATACCATTTTCCACTGCATTGTCCACGTCCTTCTCAATTTCACGCAGTAAACggaccatttttgaaaataacctCATAGCTTCGTTTCTGTTCTTGAGCTTTAGAAAAGCAATGTAGTTTTTCCTCTTATTCTctaatttgtgaattttcaagttgtgTTCCTGCTCCAAATGTTCCCTGTTAAAATTACAAAGTATGGTTTTACTTTAAGGGTAGCAATAAATACTTCACAATTGGACTGGTAAGACTATTTGTAAAATATCCAATAGTGTTGATAATAATGAGCTATATTCAAAAGCAACGCGTAAAAGGTGAGCTGTTTTAGGAATAATCTAACAATATATTCGAATTGTTCAGTAAGTGTGCAAGATCTGTTAGGCGGACTTTGGTTAGACCAGGGAGTGGTGAACTATGcatatttgtgaaaaaacgCAAGTTCCAAATCTGTTTTACCTGGCACTGGCCTGTAAGTTTGAAGGCCGTATATGTCAAATAGCACGCCGTCTATAAAAACACTAACCTTTCatcctcaaaattttttagcatttcCTCTTCCCTTGTTTTCTGGAATGctccatttttgtttgaatataaCTTCCTGTTTCCGGGCTAAAAGTTGAAACTGTAAGTATTATTATatattctcaaaataaaatataccTTAAACTCATAATATTCAGGTTCCATGTAGTTAAGGTTTGACTGCTCTGGTCTAGCAAAATCGCCTTGCCTCTCCATAAAAAACTGTCTGAAGGGTGAAAAGCATTATTTAGACTTTTGAGACTTATGGGTTTTACATTTCTTTTCCTTCCGAAAATGTTCTTCTCAGCAGGTTGCTTTGTTGAGctgaaaacttaattttacaattttgacttGGTCAAAGGAACAAACCACTGATAGACTTTTCACTAGAAaactttgatgaaaaattcatttttggcgAGGTGGTTCTGTAagttaaatttggaaaaaacgaggcactaaattccaaaaaacggACGTGTGTGAGAGTTACTAGTACTTTTATGCTCAAGAAGTTTCgttagaaaatttcataactgaaacgttttgtttcgaaaatgaaCATTGAGGAGGTCGCAAgtaagtttcaaaagttcatgcTAGTTGTCTATAAAATGTACTAAAAATAAAGACAGAGCAACCAACTGGGAGTATTATGAAAGGTCTATAATTATGTAGTAATGTATTGAATCAATGTCACTACATGACGGGTGCTCACTGCTTTGTTTTGATAATGGTAAGAAAATGAATCACACTTGTATGTGTGTTTTAGACTACGAATCTGCAAACTTATTAGTTGACGGAATTTCTCCAAGTTCTACCTTTCCGTGGCTACCGGAGGACAGTGCGTTGGCTTCTGGCTCGCGTTATGCATGATCTACCAGTGAGAACACTTTGGGAACTAACAACTAATTTAGAAAGGAACGAAACAATCCTTTCAAGTTGTAAgacattcaaaaatgtcttgagcaaaaatttttcggaaattcatgggaaaatgcgaaaatctggacccaaaaaatatcagcggccgacatctcacgagtTTTGCACCCCGTTGCGTTTACCGTGACAGTGCGGCACGCCGTCAGCAACGTAAGACGATGAGGGCGTAGTAACTGTCACGGTAAACACAGCAAGCCGCGAAactcgtgagatgtcggcggatAATATGTTGGGTCccgatttttgcattttccggggattttccaaaaaagtataCTTCAAAGAATAATTGTTTAAACTGTACCCCACTAGAGGGACTAGACCTTTAAGCAGTCCTAGTTTATTGTCTTAAATTATAGTACTCGGTACTATTACTAAGAATATAAAAGAAAACGTCACGACCAGAAGtcatggaaaatttttaaatcccCTATTTTTCACACAtgagaattttgaagcaataTATGAACATCCGAAAAGAGTAGAAAAATGACGTAGGTGCAGGAAACTTTTTCAAGTGATAACAACCCTTTTAAGGAAAATGAAATGTGTagataacataattttttttctttttttctcctttttgcTCCACTTTATCGTCGTCTCTCTCGTTTTTGTTCCGCACAGCAACCTAGGGCACGAATTTTTAACCAATGAGAATCCTGAAGTGTGCAGTGGGGCGCGCTTGCATTCTGAATCAAAAGTGAAACTTTGAAAGtgtttttcctgtttttcatCGATATTTTTGGGAGAATAAGGAaatatttatcagaaaaaCACATTCcagtagattttttgaatatatggTTGCAGTTTTTAGTTCAGAAAATACAAAGAACGcatatttcgtttttttttttgaattttcaaaaaatatctaatGGCAGGGTATTTATCGGAAATAAAACAAACATTATGGGTCTCCTATTTTGTAAAATGCATCTTAGTACTATCAAAGTAtagtaatttttagatttcacagaaaaatagtGCATATTTGTTCTATTTCAATGTACATCCTATTTATGTTTCTCAAAATGCTTCCAATTGCTGTTATTTTGTGCCATTGCgctatgaaaattgaatttttaggttgTACAGtactgaaaatgataaataaaACAGCACACTCCTCACAgcttgtttttgaatttaaatttataatttcggTGATTATGTACAACAAGTTTCCCTTGATGTTTTGGGAAAATGTGTAAGGCTCCGTCAATCAAAACTGGTCggagtttcaaagttttgcgCACGATTCTTGCACCACACTTTGAATTCATTGCTAGCGTTGAAAAATACCGCTTTCATGGTTTGATACATAAAaagatgtttttaaaaaaatcgagaattgtaaaaaatttgcactacagaaaatgtgtttctttttttcgaaatcgattttccctcaatttgtttttaaataatgttttatttggTTTAATCTAGATTTGAATCGACGGTAATTTGATTTCCAAGcgcattttgagcaaatttatatttttcagtgcgGTTCTATGAACTCGGTTCCCATGGTTCTTCTTCGCTGCGAGAAAAATTCCTTTGGTGATATTGAACAAAGTGAaagagaaaaacgaaaaacaaaagGTTTCCCCTATgtatttcagaaatgttttataCCGGATGTATGCAAACTTAAATAGTTGccttaattttgaaagtgccGTTATTGGATTTCTTTCGAGAATTTTGCGtgtgacggtgtttgcacaaattaTTACGTATCCATGTGCGAGTGAGAAAAATCGCCATATCTTACGCGCACTGGAAGAGACAAAACTACTGTAGTGTGTGGGTTTACGGGCGATCTTCGAATTTAATTTCGAGCTGcaattgttcattttcaggcgcttttcctatttttttttattttttgtgttttattttcttattttttttcaataaataattaaatgtgaatataaaaagtgtttttatgTTGTTTTCTTATGAGGAAATTCccttttcaggtttttcacagaaaaatcaagGATTTTCGAAGGTTATAGGTGAGAAAATATGActatcaattgaaaataattgtctTTATTTCAGACTatcaagaaaaagaagaacatcAAGAAGGAACGGGtgaaaaaagcttaaaagGGAATTTCCTCATCAACAAcataaaaacactttttatatacatttaattatttattgaaaaaaataagaaaataaaacacaaaaaataaaaaaaaaataggaaaagcgcctgaaaatgaacaattgCAGCTCGAAATTAAATTCGAAGATCGCCCGTAAACCCACACACTACAGTAGTTTTGTCTCTTCCAGTGCGCGTAAGATATGGCGATTTTTCTCACTCGCACATGGATACGTAATACATCAATGGGTCGAGATGAATACAAGTGCACaggtcaaaaaattgaaaaattgggaagaTTTTATTAAACGCGCCAATTACCGTCTTCGACTTTGGTCATTTAaagtcatttttatttaaaaattttctattaacCTATCTCGGCAAAAACACAAGAATTACAACTATACAAAATTTCCTTTAATTTATTCGGCGTGTTTCAATCggaatttcagtgaaattaacattttgaaCAACTGGAACGGGTATAAGAAATTAGTTTATTGGTGAAAAACACAATCAAACTCTATGTATACTCTCCTATATTTTTGCAGACTATAATTTTGATGATCGATTCATTATAATCTGCACCATCCTGACAGCGACTACAAAACAATAAAGGCTGCATTGTTCGGAGGGAAACTCtgactctgaaaattaaaaaaaaacctttgagTATACGAAtagaaaattactttttttctcattagaaaaatgccaatttgcagctttttcattattttccagTTGAAAAAGCATGTTTTCaagaagatttttaaaatttaaacattaaGTACGATCTCCcaggattaaaaaaatgtttcattaaaatttttgaaatttccggaactTGGTCATATTTGCTCCagaatgtttatttttaaattccgatGCTTTGGGTTTGTATTGTCTATGTAATCATTTTAAGAGCTATCAGAACACTGCCATTTCCAGATGGTTTCACTATTTCCATCGAATTATTTCACATTTCACATTTCAGCACAAATGAAAACGAGATAGTATCGAACAAAAAGAGACACAAATATCAAAACCGATCACAATGATGTTAATGCAAAACGTATAAAAGACAAACAATATTATCAGTAGAGAACAACTattcgttcaaaaaataatttttcctaatttttcacgtttttgttGAGTTATTTgtcaattgctgaaaattcagagaaatCATCTTTGTTCTTGTTTGGTAAATCGTCATGATCATTGAGCcgttcttcaaaaaaaacccgTTATCTGTGTCTTGAGAGCTCCGTTTTTGTGTTGCAGGCAAGCTCTACCGCATACATTAGTTGTAAGaacgaaaaagaaaacacataTTAAGTGATTTAAAACTATCTAGTGATCATTTTTATTATGCATTGGAAACAGTTTGTCTAGACATTGTTTGTGGAGCTTTCTAAAATACGAATAGTAGTGAGTATTACCGGCCCAGAGAGTGTCGATAGttgaagagacacagacatcCCGGGACCCAAGCGGCGAGCCGATTTGTGACGATTTAAGGAGCGTTCCTATTCGTTAAtgttccgtaaatcgacacaaattgCCGTTTCCCACGCCCCGCCAATTTGGTGTTGTtatgtctgcgtctccgcTACATCTACACTCTCTGGACCGGTAATAGTATAAGTAACGTAACATGTGCACTTATTGATAACCTCAAAAtagatcaaattttcttttagtCTATGTTTAGGAAGACACTCTAGTTTATGTCATATTTAAGTACTAAATACCTAACTCCTGCAACTTAATacatagaaatttttattttcttctggATTTTCTCGGaggctcatatttttcaaaattatggaaatttgcCAATACTTTGACcggaatttataaaaaaaaagacaattttttggagtgttttattatgatttgcggttgttttaaataattatatatgtatttaaacaaaatccccactggcgctactccaactctaaacattttctcattagctgcaatattttaataatagAAACTGCATGACTACTTTCTAATTGTTTCGTAGGGGAGCTATGAAAAACTATTAGAAGAAAACAGTAGTGTTCAGCACAATTACAGGGTACGgttagaaaaattcatattacGTGTTTATCCACAGATGAGAAAAATCGCCATATCTGCCGCGCAAATGAACCCACGGGAAGAGACAAAACTACTgtagcttttaaaaaatttgtgtagATTCACGAGCTATTGCGTCATcgttgaattgaattttgagtcgcgattttcaattttcaggcgtttcacacgtttttatattgaaatttaattatttattgaataaatctttttaaaaaacacaaaataaatagaaaaaattagaaaaaacgcttgaaaattaaaaattgcggctcaaaattaaattcaacgaTGACGCAAtagctcgtaaatctacacaaattttttaaaaactacagtagttttgTCTCTTCCCGCGGGTTCATTTGCGCGGCAGATATGGCGATTTTTCTCATCTGTGGATAAACACGTAATATTAAAATATAGCGGTTCACGTCTCATGGTGAATACCAAAAGCTACACATagaagttaaaaattgtttgactTTCAAAGTTTAACTATTTCTCCCCAAATTCTACAATGTCAAAAAGTATAGTTGAGAATAATTTCCAAGAAGGAAATAAACCATTTCAAAGCACCAGCCAGCTTGGCCAACATTTTATCAGtcatcaaatttcgaaatttggctATTTGGACGGTAATGATTGATAACAGTTGTTGAAAGTTTGTCAGGTTTAGATAAtagaaaaagctcaaaaaatgagaaaaggttTTTTCCGGCTAGTGTCGCACCGGAGAGCTCTATTTTCTCTCTTTGATTGTTTTATGTTTTCACGTCTGGTTG
The nucleotide sequence above comes from Caenorhabditis elegans chromosome III. Encoded proteins:
- the pals-17 gene encoding Protein containing ALS2cr12 (ALS2CR12) signature (Product from WormBase gene class pals;~Confirmed by transcript evidence), producing MNFSSKFSSEKSISAQQSNLLRRTFSEGKEIQFFMERQGDFARPEQSNLNYMEPEYYEFKPGNRKLYSNKNGAFQKTREEEMLKNFEDEREHLEQEHNLKIHKLENKRKNYIAFLKLKNRNEAMRLFSKMVRLLREIEKDVDNAVENGISDELFSDSIERQIQQFEEETEYFESFMIRSSYIDADIFEKLSDQVLKMGELVNYSNLRSLCVHYQIACSNNDAERVELYKDDLRNFHLDLQEMADICSDFNV